One segment of Choloepus didactylus isolate mChoDid1 chromosome 15, mChoDid1.pri, whole genome shotgun sequence DNA contains the following:
- the LOC119510371 gene encoding inositol 1,4,5-trisphosphate receptor-interacting protein gives MAVGLFRVCLVVVTAIINHPLLFPRENATVPENEDEIIRKMQAHQEKLQLEQLRLEEEVARLAAEKEALEEAAEEGQRQNENRAAWDLWSTLCMILFLMIEVWRQDHQDAPSPECLGGDEEELPGLGGAPLRGLTLPNKATLGHFYERCIRGATADAARTREFVEGFVDDLLEALRSLCNRDVDMEVEDFIGVGSMYENWQVDRPLLCDLFVPFTPPEPYSFHPELWWSSRSVPLDRQGYGQIKVVRIDEDALGCICGKTKLGEDMLCLLHGKNSKVRPGSETEDLLCAKDSQYLDTIQVMKWFQTALTRAWHRIARKYEFDLAFGQLDTPGSLKIKFRSGKFMPFNLIPVIQCDDSDLYFVSHLPREPSRGTPASSTDWLLSFAVYERHFLRMTSKALPEGACHLSCLQIVSFLLSKQSRLTGPSGLSTYHLKTALLHLLLARRAADWKAQKLDACVHELLHFLEKSLLEKKLHHFFIGNHKVPEALGLPEAVRRAEPLNLFRPFVLQRGLYRKTIDSFYEMLKNAPALISEYSLHVPSDHANLPPKTVIL, from the coding sequence ATGGCCGTGGGGCTCTTCCGGGTGTGCTTGGTGGTGGTGACGGCCATCATCAACCACCCACTGCTGTTCCCGCGGGAGAACGCCACGGTCCCCGAGAACGAGGACGAGATCATCCGCAAGATGCAGGCGCACCAGGAGAAGCTGCAGCTGGAGCAGCTGcgcctggaggaggaggtggcaCGGCTGGCGGCCGAGAAGGAGGCCCTGGAAGAGGCTGCTGAGGAGGGGCAGCGGCAGAACGAGAACCGTGCGGCCTGGGACCTTTGGAGCACCCTCTGCATGATCCTCTTCCTGATGATCGAGGTGTGGCGGCAGGACCACCAGGATGCACCCTCGCCCGAGTGCCTGGGTGGCGACGAGGAGGAGCTGCCTGGCCTGGGGGGTGCTCCGCTCCGGGGCCTCACCCTGCCCAACAAGGCCACACTGGGCCACTTTTATGAGCGTTGCATCCGGGGTGCCACAGCCGATGCTGCCCGCACTCGGGAGTTCGTGGAAGGCTTCGTGGATGACCTGCTGGAAGCCCTGAGGAGCCTCTGCAACCGGGACGTGGACATGGAGGTGGAGGACTTCATCGGCGTGGGCAGCATGTATGAGAACTGGCAGGTGGACAGGCCGCTGCTGTGTGACCTCTTTGTGCCCTTCACGCCCCCTGAGCCCTACAGCTTCCACCCAGAGCTCTGGTGGTCCAGCCGCTCAGTGCCCCTGGATCGCCAGGGCTACGGCCAGATCAAGGTGGTCCGAATCGACGAGGATGCGCTGGGCTGTATCTGCGGCAAGACCAAGCTTGGGGAAGACATGCTTTGTCTTCTCCACGGCAAGAACAGCAAGGTGCGGCCCGGCAGCGAGACGGAAGACCTGCTGTGTGCCAAAGACTCCCAGTACCTGGACACCATCCAGGTCATGAAGTGGTTCCAGACAGCCCTCACCAGGGCCTGGCACCGCATCGCCCGCAAGTACGAGTTTGACCTGGCCTTTGGCCAGCTGGACACCCCGGGGTCCCTGAAGATCAAGTTCCGCTCAGGCAAGTTCATGCCCTTCAACCTGATTCCTGTGATCCAGTGTGACGACTCAGATCTGTACTTTGTCTCCCACCTTCCCAGGGAGCCCTCCAGGGGGACCCCAGCATCTAGCACCGACTGGCTCCTGTCCTTTGCTGTCTACGAGCGACACTTCCTCAGGATGACATCGAAGGCACTCCCAGAGGGCGCCTGCCACCTCAGCTGCTTGCAGATCGTCTCCTTCCTGCTCTCCAAGCAGAGCCGCCTGACCGGCCCCAGCGGGCTCAGCACCTACCACCTGAAGACGGCCCTGCTGCACCTGCTGCTCGCCCGGCGGGCCGCCGACTGGAAGGCCCAGAAGCTCGATGCTTGTGTCCATGAGCTGCTCCACTTCCTCGAGAAAAGCCTGCTTGAGAAGAAGCTCCATCATTTCTTCATCGGCAACCACAAGGTGCCGGAGGCCTTGGGACTCCCCGAGGCCGTCCGCAGGGCTGAGCCTCTCAACCTCTTCCGGCCCTTTGTCTTACAGCGAGGTCTGTACCGTAAGACCATAGACTCCTTCTATGAGATGCTCAAGAATGCTCCGGCACTCATTAGCGAGTATTCCCTACATGTCCCCTCAGACCATGCCAACCTGCCTCCAAAAACTGTCATCTTGTAG